From the Acidilutibacter cellobiosedens genome, one window contains:
- a CDS encoding ABC transporter permease, with translation MRSIIKTELYKMKHYSIPFIGVALMLLSVLLTIFTSMANDGSVWDFTYFTEQVIKNNMTTFFPACITLIMGYLITREQRDDTLKSILTVPVSFRKLLTGKLIVGSILSLTFGIVCTVFTIIFNFIAGFPGFTLQLALRGLIQTTIVNLLLYIAVMPIIIVTSKAQSGFLVGVIFAFAYGYGGMFAAGSEFLYNMYPITAALGIVRYRAYDPSVRWNTPLCIFSLGLTLLLSVILILATDNKMELKKPAKKHVKAVPKKGW, from the coding sequence ATGAGAAGCATTATAAAAACGGAACTTTATAAAATGAAACACTACTCCATACCGTTCATTGGAGTGGCCTTGATGTTATTATCCGTATTGTTGACAATATTCACTTCTATGGCAAATGATGGTTCTGTTTGGGATTTTACCTACTTTACGGAACAGGTCATTAAAAACAACATGACGACATTTTTTCCAGCATGCATTACATTAATTATGGGGTATCTCATTACCCGAGAACAAAGAGACGATACTCTGAAAAGCATTTTAACAGTGCCGGTGAGCTTTCGAAAGCTGCTGACAGGAAAACTGATTGTAGGATCGATTTTGTCGCTGACCTTTGGGATCGTATGTACGGTATTCACGATTATTTTCAATTTTATTGCGGGTTTCCCGGGATTCACTTTGCAACTGGCGTTGCGGGGACTTATTCAAACCACCATTGTGAATTTGCTGCTTTATATTGCGGTTATGCCCATTATTATCGTTACCAGCAAAGCCCAGAGCGGTTTCCTTGTAGGTGTTATTTTTGCTTTTGCTTATGGGTACGGAGGTATGTTTGCTGCCGGAAGTGAATTTTTGTATAACATGTACCCCATTACAGCGGCGCTGGGCATAGTACGGTATAGAGCCTATGATCCTTCCGTTAGATGGAATACTCCTTTATGTATTTTCAGTCTGGGACTTACACTTTTATTGTCCGTAATTTTGATATTAGCAACGGATAATAAGATGGAACTTAAAAAACCTGCTAAAAAACATGTGAAAGCAGTTCCTAAAAAAGGATGGTAA
- a CDS encoding ABC transporter permease, with the protein MLKIIHCEFAKLKRKHFVFLVILAALLFPIPMTAMFLLLPRLHDKYPTAAMQFDGMWQSVLGFGIQMLLPCILGVLAAILFFMERDNNTFKNLRAIPVTSKQMVVGKIAVLFIFSIIFCLASTIVSILLGGVFFEVTGVFYKLWMSVLMGIMVTAGTLPLVIVIVLFNKTYIFSVLLCIFYSVLNSFAEFMMTELPKAVVFALPVPLINLWSSNDMQNHVIMGDADDLLMFKSLDLIPSTKLTFTILAVMAFTSVGIIIYLYKKWEEC; encoded by the coding sequence TTGCTTAAAATTATTCACTGCGAATTTGCTAAACTGAAAAGAAAACATTTTGTTTTTCTTGTAATTTTAGCGGCATTACTGTTTCCAATACCTATGACTGCAATGTTTTTATTGCTTCCAAGACTTCATGATAAATATCCTACTGCCGCTATGCAGTTTGACGGAATGTGGCAGTCCGTACTCGGCTTTGGAATTCAAATGCTGCTGCCTTGTATCTTAGGTGTTTTAGCAGCAATTCTATTTTTTATGGAAAGGGACAACAATACCTTTAAAAATTTGCGCGCTATTCCGGTTACAAGTAAACAAATGGTAGTAGGAAAAATAGCCGTGCTTTTTATCTTTAGCATCATTTTCTGTCTTGCATCGACAATAGTTTCTATATTGTTAGGCGGAGTATTTTTTGAAGTAACAGGTGTTTTCTATAAATTGTGGATGTCAGTACTGATGGGGATTATGGTTACAGCAGGAACTCTACCTTTGGTTATTGTTATCGTACTGTTTAACAAAACCTATATTTTCTCTGTTTTACTATGTATTTTTTATAGTGTGCTCAATTCCTTTGCGGAATTTATGATGACTGAGCTGCCAAAAGCCGTTGTATTTGCTTTACCTGTTCCGCTTATTAACCTGTGGTCATCTAACGATATGCAAAACCATGTGATTATGGGTGATGCCGATGACTTGCTGATGTTTAAATCTCTTGACCTTATTCCCTCTACGAAACTTACCTTTACAATTCTGGCAGTTATGGCATTTACCTCTGTGGGAATCATTATATATCTGTATAAGAAATGGGAGGAGTGCTGA
- a CDS encoding ABC transporter ATP-binding protein, whose translation MNDFIIKTSGLTKIYGKQKSVADLNLNVRKGRIYGLLGRNGAGKTTTMKMLLNLIQPTSGKVYIFGKDMGTGERYILPHIGSLVESPGFYPNLTGTENLKIFAELRHMTNQNAIKDALNLVGLPYKDKKLFSKYSLGMKQRLAIALAVMHDPELLILDEPINGLDPIGIAEIRSFFRELCDVKGKTILISSHILSEISLLADDIGIIDHGVLLKEESLRELEKQNMRYIHFGVSNSAEAAQILKTTFKTQNFHVEDEYNIRLYEFSLEIPKVNRAFIEKGIELTESHVCEDTLEDYFKRITGGVGIA comes from the coding sequence ATGAATGATTTTATAATTAAAACGTCCGGTCTAACAAAAATATACGGAAAGCAAAAAAGTGTTGCCGATTTGAATCTCAATGTAAGAAAAGGCAGGATATACGGTCTCCTTGGACGTAACGGTGCAGGAAAGACAACAACTATGAAAATGCTCTTAAATCTTATTCAACCGACCTCCGGTAAGGTATACATTTTCGGTAAAGATATGGGGACCGGGGAGAGATATATTTTACCTCACATAGGCAGCTTGGTTGAATCTCCGGGATTCTATCCCAATCTTACTGGGACGGAAAATTTAAAAATTTTTGCAGAATTACGTCACATGACAAATCAAAATGCGATTAAAGATGCACTGAATTTAGTAGGACTTCCCTATAAAGACAAAAAACTGTTTTCAAAATATTCTCTCGGCATGAAACAGCGTCTTGCAATTGCGCTGGCGGTTATGCATGATCCGGAGCTGTTGATTTTAGATGAACCGATTAATGGTCTTGATCCTATTGGTATTGCCGAGATTCGTTCATTTTTTCGAGAGCTCTGTGATGTAAAAGGGAAGACCATTCTTATTTCCAGTCATATTCTTTCGGAAATCTCATTGTTGGCTGATGATATCGGAATTATAGATCATGGAGTTTTGCTAAAAGAAGAAAGCTTGAGGGAACTGGAAAAGCAGAATATGAGATATATTCATTTTGGTGTATCGAATTCGGCAGAAGCGGCTCAAATTTTGAAAACGACTTTTAAGACTCAGAATTTCCACGTGGAAGATGAATACAATATACGTTTGTATGAATTTTCACTTGAAATACCGAAGGTTAACCGAGCGTTCATAGAAAAAGGAATTGAGCTTACGGAATCTCATGTTTGCGAAGACACATTAGAGGATTACTTTAAAAGAATTACGGGGGGTGTAGGTATTGCTTAA
- a CDS encoding response regulator transcription factor has protein sequence MKDSSILVIDDELELLTMIRSIFERAGFTQITTAASGKEALEVLKQKMPAMVILDVMLPDIDGFTLLKEIRKVSKVPVLMLTAKGEAEDRFSGFELGADDYVVKPFLPKELLLRVQAILKRTYPRGNRIVILPAAEVDLDKAEVHRFGKTIPLTAKEYNIFLKLSENAGRIVTIGALCQTVCGEIWQGYETTLMTHIRHLREKIEKNPSAPEALITIKGLGYKLVLKEVQR, from the coding sequence ATGAAGGACAGTTCGATTTTAGTTATAGATGATGAGTTGGAACTATTGACCATGATAAGGTCAATTTTTGAACGGGCAGGTTTTACACAGATTACAACTGCAGCATCAGGTAAAGAGGCCCTTGAAGTACTTAAGCAAAAAATGCCTGCTATGGTTATATTGGATGTGATGCTGCCTGATATTGATGGTTTTACATTACTGAAAGAAATACGAAAAGTCAGCAAAGTTCCCGTTTTAATGCTTACAGCAAAAGGAGAAGCCGAAGACAGGTTTTCAGGTTTTGAATTAGGTGCAGATGACTACGTAGTAAAACCTTTTCTGCCAAAGGAGCTCTTACTCCGAGTTCAGGCAATATTAAAGCGAACATATCCGAGAGGTAACCGTATTGTTATTCTCCCGGCAGCAGAGGTAGATTTGGATAAAGCAGAAGTGCACCGTTTTGGTAAAACTATTCCTTTGACGGCAAAAGAATATAATATTTTTCTGAAGCTTTCAGAAAATGCCGGCCGTATCGTAACAATAGGCGCACTGTGCCAAACCGTTTGCGGGGAAATATGGCAGGGTTATGAAACAACATTGATGACTCACATTCGTCATCTTCGAGAAAAAATAGAAAAAAATCCTTCTGCTCCCGAAGCCCTTATAACGATAAAGGGATTAGGGTATAAACTTGTTTTGAAGGAGGTACAACGGTGA